One Prunus dulcis chromosome 7, ALMONDv2, whole genome shotgun sequence DNA segment encodes these proteins:
- the LOC117636018 gene encoding glycosyltransferase-like At3g57200, giving the protein MAGLYSSSRPTSASSSSSSSSSSSSASSSSFQTFASRLLLLLTVLPLTLAGFAFVLQWRGGLNDPITRWAPDHHEFPGMVDLGGPPVQASHSSGSDCVDLLGRSHSPSFPYYKDWKFDYMSDLRPKICIQTSTSAGLEQTLPWIFYHKVIGVSTFFLFVEGKAASPNVSKVFESIPGVKVIYRTRELEEQQAKSRIWNETWLSSFFYKPCNYELFVKQSLNMEMAIVMAREAGMDWIIHLDTDELIYPAGTQEYSLRQLLSDVPRNVDMVVFPNYESSVEQDDIKDPFSEVSMFKKNYDHLPKDVYFGNYKEATRGNPNYFLTYGNGKSAARIQDHLRPNGAHRWHNYMKTPNEIKLDEAAVLHYTYPKFSDLTSRRDRCGCKPTKEDVKRCFMLEFDRAAFIIASTATEEEMLSWYRERIVWTDKALNLKLLRKGILTRIFAPMVIIQGLRESGVFSSVIASAAQTTLSKDQFLTSVESSNSSRESTSGAITSRKMGKIIDSQATARRVLGFTDDASHPSAIPPLSPPGLDNFPIETQLFSESQ; this is encoded by the exons ATGGCGGGTCTCTACTCTTCTTCCAGACCCACCtcggcttcttcttcttcttcctcgtcatcgtcgtcgtcgtctgcatcatcttcttcctttcagACCTTCGCTTCCCGCCTTCTCTTGCTCCTCACCGTCCTCCCTCTAACTCTCGCCGGCTTCGCCTTCGTTCTCCAATGGCGTGGCGGTCTCAATGACCCCATTACCCGATGGGCACCTGACCATCACGAGTTCCCTGGCATGGTCGACTTGGGTGGGCCCCCAGTCCAGGCTTCACATTCTTCGGGTTCCGACTGCGTCGATCTTCTGGGTCGGAGCCACTCGCCCTCCTTCCCCTACTATAAGGACTGGAAGTTCGATTACATGTCCGATCTGAGGCCCAAG ATATGCATTCAAACAAGCACTTCCGCTGGTTTAGAGCAAACGTTGCCATGGATCTTTTATCATAAGGTTATTGGAGTTTCaacctttttcctttttgtggAAGGCAAGGCTGCATCCCCTAATGTATCTAAAGTCTTTGAAAGCATTCCG GGAGTGAAGGTTATATACAGGACAAGGGAATTGGAGGAGCAGCAGGCTAAAAG TCGGATTTGGAACGAGACATGGCTTTCAAGCTTCTTCTATAAACCGTGTAATTATGAGTTGTTTGTGAAGCAATCCCTTAACATGGAGATGGCTATTGTCATGGCAAGG GAGGCTGGCATGGATTGGATCATCCATCTTGATACCGATGAGTTAATATATCCAGCAGGCACTCAGGAGTACTCTTTGAGACAGTTGTTGTCCGATGTGCCTAGAAATGTTGATATGGTTGTCTTTCCAAATTAT GAAAGTAGTGTAGAGCAAGATGATATCAAGGACCCTTTCAGTGAG GTGTCAATGTTCAAAAAGAACTATGACCATCTTCCAAAGGATGTATATTTTGGAAATTATAAAGAAGCAACCCGGGGTAATCCAAACTATTTTCTAACATATGGAAATGGGAAATCAGCTGCTCGAATTCAAGATCACCTTCGCCCTAACGGTGCACACAGATGGCACAATTATATGAAGACACCAAA TGAGATCAAATTGGATGAGGCTGCTGTTCTGCATTAtacatatccaaaattttcagatttgaCCTCTAGACGTGATCGGTGTGGTTGCAAACCTACCAAGGAGGACGTTAAGAGATGCTTCATGTTGGAATTTGATAGAGCT GCATTCATAATTGCTTCAACTGCAACAGAGGAGGAAATGCTTAGCTG GTACCGGGAACGCATTGTGTGGACTGACAAAGCGCTCAACTTAAAACTTTTGAGGAAGGGCATCTTGACTCGAATTTTTGCACCGATG GTCATCATACAAGGTTTGAGGGAATCGGGTGTTTTCAGCTCCGTAATTGCATCAGCTGCACAAACAACTTTATCAAAAGATCAGTTCCTGACATCTGTGGAAAGTAGCAACTCCTCTAGGGAATCCACATCAGGAGCAATTACTTCAAGAAAGATGGGTAAAATAATAGATTCTCAAGCAACTGCCAGAAGGGTCTTGGGATTCACAGACGATGCTTCTCACCCCTCGGCAATTCCACCGTTATCTCCTCCTGGCTTGGATAATTTTCCAATTGAAACACAATTGTTTTCCGAATCACAATGA